The Pseudofrankia inefficax genome window below encodes:
- a CDS encoding GNAT family N-acetyltransferase, producing the protein MLTQALPTSASTARPLGDGAAGLARSLAGARSVGRALVTTARQRLGAPAEVTERPGDERYEVGRLASHAEIAALRPEWERLYEAGHQNPFNDPGWLLAWARTYVPVDDDLWVVTVRREGRLVGVLPCYLATIGRHGLAFRSIQLFGCLITSGITELPSPLTHPGEDPRGVTRTALRYLIDRAPVDARAHWIEITLDRDVPWLEAQWFRPTSAAEHPPTIMGKAPRAVVTLPLPTAPAPLVLKRNVKESVRRARNRLTKTGKPWSVRAVTGKEEIAAAFETLRQLHTARSALTGKESHMNSLTGLAEPFLREAVVDLAGRGRAAIYQLELDGEVIAAQLVLTNTRASYLSVSGLSAEAWNYSPMALIIHTVATDAMARGADRLHLSAGPDEAKLRWSEQVDYYPQFLVVPPTPAARLAFAAYWPLSAALRYRREFHLHTIRGGD; encoded by the coding sequence ATGCTGACGCAGGCGCTGCCGACCAGCGCCTCGACCGCGCGTCCCCTCGGCGACGGCGCCGCCGGCCTGGCCCGGTCGCTGGCCGGCGCGCGGTCGGTCGGACGGGCCCTCGTCACCACCGCGCGCCAGCGGCTGGGCGCTCCGGCTGAGGTCACCGAGCGGCCCGGCGACGAGCGCTACGAGGTCGGCCGGCTCGCCAGCCACGCCGAGATCGCCGCGCTTCGCCCCGAATGGGAGCGGCTGTACGAGGCCGGCCACCAGAACCCGTTCAACGACCCGGGCTGGCTGCTCGCGTGGGCCCGGACCTACGTTCCGGTCGACGACGACCTCTGGGTTGTCACGGTCCGTCGCGAGGGCCGGCTCGTCGGCGTGCTGCCCTGCTACCTGGCCACCATCGGCCGCCACGGGCTGGCCTTCCGCTCGATCCAGCTGTTCGGCTGCCTGATCACGTCCGGGATCACCGAGCTTCCTTCCCCGCTCACCCATCCCGGCGAGGACCCCCGCGGCGTCACCCGCACCGCGCTGCGCTATCTGATCGACCGCGCACCCGTCGACGCCCGCGCCCACTGGATCGAGATCACGCTCGACCGCGACGTGCCCTGGCTCGAGGCCCAGTGGTTCCGGCCGACGTCGGCCGCGGAGCATCCGCCGACGATCATGGGGAAGGCGCCACGCGCCGTCGTCACCCTGCCGCTGCCGACCGCTCCCGCTCCCCTGGTACTCAAGCGGAACGTGAAGGAGTCGGTACGTCGCGCCCGCAACCGGCTGACCAAGACGGGCAAACCCTGGTCGGTGCGCGCGGTCACCGGCAAGGAGGAGATCGCCGCGGCCTTCGAGACGCTGCGCCAGTTGCACACGGCCCGGTCGGCTCTGACGGGCAAGGAATCACACATGAACTCGCTCACCGGCCTCGCGGAGCCGTTCCTGCGCGAGGCGGTGGTGGACCTCGCCGGTCGCGGCCGGGCCGCGATCTACCAGCTTGAGCTCGACGGCGAGGTGATCGCCGCCCAACTGGTGCTGACCAACACGCGGGCCAGCTACCTGTCGGTCTCCGGGCTGTCCGCCGAGGCGTGGAACTACTCACCGATGGCGCTGATCATCCACACCGTCGCCACCGACGCGATGGCGCGGGGCGCCGACCGGCTCCATCTGTCCGCCGGCCCGGACGAGGCGAAACTGCGCTGGAGCGAGCAGGTCGACTACTACCCGCAGTTCCTCGTGGTGCCGCCGACGCCGGCGGCACGGCTGGCCTTCGCGGCCTACTGGCCGCTGTCGGCGGCGCTGCGTTACCGACGCGAGTTCCACCTCCACACAATCCGAGGTGGCGACTAG